One window from the genome of Streptococcus halotolerans encodes:
- the trhA gene encoding PAQR family membrane homeostasis protein TrhA, producing MNQTFKLNHPLSFGEEIANATTHGVGSAIMLGLLPVTAIRAFQLYDMTAAVGMSIFVISLFLMFLSSTVYHSMTYGTPQKYILRIVDHSMIYIAIAGSYTPVALSLVGGWLGITIIVLQWGATVFGILYKIFAKNINESFSLSLYLFMGWLVVFILPAIIQKTNLVFGLLMLAGGLSYTVGAFFYAKKKPYFHMIWHLFILLASALQYIAIVWYML from the coding sequence GTGAATCAAACCTTTAAATTAAATCATCCGCTATCGTTTGGAGAAGAAATTGCCAATGCAACAACACATGGGGTGGGATCAGCCATTATGCTAGGTCTTTTACCCGTTACTGCTATTAGAGCTTTCCAGCTTTATGATATGACAGCAGCAGTGGGGATGTCTATTTTTGTTATCAGCCTTTTCTTGATGTTTTTGTCATCGACGGTTTATCATTCAATGACTTATGGAACACCACAGAAATATATCCTGCGAATTGTCGACCATAGTATGATTTACATTGCTATTGCGGGTTCTTACACGCCAGTAGCCCTATCCTTGGTTGGTGGTTGGCTGGGTATTACCATTATCGTTTTACAGTGGGGAGCCACTGTTTTTGGGATTCTTTATAAAATTTTTGCTAAGAATATTAATGAAAGTTTTAGTCTTTCTCTTTATCTCTTTATGGGCTGGCTGGTTGTTTTTATTCTCCCAGCCATTATTCAAAAAACTAATCTTGTTTTTGGCCTGCTCATGCTAGCAGGGGGCTTATCATATACAGTCGGTGCTTTCTTTTACGCTAAGAAAAAACCTTATTTTCATATGATTTGGCACCTCTTTATCCTTCTAGCTTCAGCCTTGCAATACATAGCTATCGTCTGGTATATGCTTTAA
- a CDS encoding DUF1836 domain-containing protein: protein MKTRYDIFEEIKLEKIPLWKELPELDLYLDQVLYYVNKVSQTGVDRDAKGITSSMVNNYVKHGHLEKPFKKKYQRHQIARLIAIAFLKNVFSLQEIGETLSVLEQDYSSEDLYNWFATCMNEEAEVPEVIAYACLAVKSYYKARLLTIELGGKNSESNL from the coding sequence ATGAAAACTAGATATGATATTTTTGAAGAAATAAAATTAGAGAAAATACCACTATGGAAAGAGTTACCAGAATTGGACCTCTATTTAGACCAAGTCCTTTACTATGTTAACAAGGTTAGCCAGACAGGTGTTGACAGGGATGCTAAAGGGATTACATCTTCTATGGTAAACAATTATGTCAAGCATGGTCATTTAGAAAAGCCGTTTAAGAAAAAATACCAACGTCATCAGATAGCTCGTTTAATTGCTATTGCGTTTTTGAAAAATGTTTTTAGCTTGCAAGAGATTGGTGAGACGCTAAGCGTTCTGGAACAGGATTATAGCTCGGAAGATTTATACAATTGGTTTGCCACTTGTATGAATGAAGAAGCAGAAGTGCCAGAGGTTATTGCTTACGCTTGTTTGGCTGTAAAGTCTTATTATAAGGCTCGCTTGTTAACGATTGAACTGGGAGGAAAAAATAGTGAATCAAACCTTTAA
- a CDS encoding bifunctional methylenetetrahydrofolate dehydrogenase/methenyltetrahydrofolate cyclohydrolase — protein MARLIDGKGLAQKMQAELAEKVAHLKEKEGLVPGLVVILVGENPASQVYVRNKERSAKKAGFFSETVRLSAAISQEELLAVVEQYNRDDRFHGILVQLPLPDHIDEEKVVLAIDPTKDVDGFHHVNTGRLWSGKPAMIPCTPAGIMKMFAVYGVDLEGKNAVVVGRSNIVGKPMAALLLEADATVTSTHSRTKHLADITKTADILVVAIGRSKFITADYVKPGAVVIDVGMNRDENGKLSGDVDFEAVKSIADLITPVPGGVGPMTITMLLEQTYEAALATLK, from the coding sequence ATGGCAAGATTGATTGATGGTAAGGGCTTGGCCCAAAAGATGCAGGCTGAATTGGCTGAAAAGGTTGCTCACTTAAAGGAGAAAGAGGGACTTGTTCCAGGTTTGGTGGTTATTTTGGTCGGAGAAAATCCTGCTAGTCAGGTTTATGTTAGAAATAAAGAACGGTCTGCTAAAAAAGCTGGATTTTTCAGTGAAACGGTTCGTTTATCAGCAGCTATCTCTCAAGAAGAGCTTCTGGCTGTGGTTGAGCAGTACAATCGTGATGATCGCTTTCACGGGATTCTAGTGCAGTTACCCCTGCCAGATCATATTGATGAGGAAAAAGTTGTCCTAGCAATTGACCCGACTAAGGACGTTGATGGTTTTCATCATGTTAATACGGGACGTTTGTGGTCTGGAAAACCAGCTATGATTCCTTGCACACCTGCTGGTATCATGAAGATGTTCGCAGTTTATGGTGTTGACTTAGAAGGAAAAAATGCGGTCGTTGTTGGTCGTTCCAATATCGTTGGTAAACCGATGGCTGCTCTTCTCTTAGAAGCTGATGCTACCGTAACCTCGACACATTCTAGAACGAAACATTTGGCTGACATTACCAAGACAGCAGATATTTTGGTGGTTGCTATTGGGCGCTCAAAATTTATCACAGCTGATTATGTCAAACCAGGCGCAGTCGTGATTGATGTGGGCATGAATCGCGATGAGAATGGGAAACTATCGGGGGATGTCGATTTTGAAGCAGTTAAATCAATAGCTGATTTGATAACGCCAGTTCCTGGTGGTGTTGGTCCTATGACTATTACCATGTTACTAGAGCAAACTTATGAGGCTGCCTTAGCCACTTTAAAATAA
- a CDS encoding amino acid ABC transporter ATP-binding protein, which produces MIETLISIENLHKHFGQNEVLKGINLEIHKGEVVVIIGPSGSGKSTFLRTMNLLEIPTKGSVTFEGVDITDKKNDVFKMREKMGMVFQQFNLFPNMSILENITLSPIKTKGLSKSEAERKAFELLDKVGLRDKADAYSSSLSGGQQQRIAIARGLAMDPDVLLFDEPTSALDPEMVGEVLVVMQDLAKSGMTMVIVTHEMGFAREVADRVIFMDGGVIVEDGTPQQIFENTQEERTKHFLSKVL; this is translated from the coding sequence ATGATAGAGACATTAATTTCAATCGAGAATTTGCATAAACACTTTGGCCAAAATGAAGTGTTAAAAGGGATCAATCTTGAAATTCATAAGGGAGAAGTTGTGGTTATCATTGGTCCTTCTGGATCAGGAAAATCAACATTCCTTAGAACCATGAATTTACTAGAAATACCAACGAAAGGTAGTGTTACTTTTGAAGGTGTGGATATTACTGATAAAAAGAATGATGTTTTCAAGATGCGTGAGAAAATGGGAATGGTTTTTCAACAATTTAACCTTTTTCCAAATATGAGTATTTTGGAGAACATCACTTTATCGCCAATAAAAACAAAAGGTTTATCAAAGAGTGAAGCAGAAAGAAAAGCTTTTGAACTTCTAGATAAAGTTGGTCTTCGTGATAAAGCAGATGCCTACTCGTCCAGTTTATCTGGTGGGCAACAGCAACGTATTGCCATAGCGCGTGGATTGGCTATGGATCCAGATGTTTTGCTTTTTGATGAACCAACATCAGCTCTTGATCCCGAAATGGTAGGAGAGGTTTTGGTCGTTATGCAAGACTTGGCGAAGTCTGGGATGACCATGGTTATTGTGACACATGAAATGGGATTTGCGCGTGAGGTGGCTGACCGTGTCATTTTCATGGATGGTGGTGTTATCGTAGAAGATGGCACACCTCAACAAATCTTTGAAAATACTCAGGAAGAAAGAACGAAACATTTCTTGAGTAAAGTATTATAA
- a CDS encoding amino acid ABC transporter permease, giving the protein MDFSFLPKYWAYFNYGVIVTIMISACVVFLGTIIGILVAFSKRSSFKPLAWIASFYVWVFRGTPMVVQIMIAFAWMHFSGAPTVGFGVLDMDFSRLLPGIIIISLNSGAYISESVRAGIESVPKGQLEAAYSLGIKPKNAMRYVILPQAIKNILPALGNEFITIIKDSSLLQTIGVMELWNGAQSVVTATYIPVEPLLFAAFYYLMITTAMSRLLQILEKRMGNGGTL; this is encoded by the coding sequence ATGGATTTTTCTTTCCTTCCCAAGTATTGGGCTTATTTTAATTACGGCGTTATCGTCACCATTATGATTTCTGCCTGTGTTGTTTTTTTGGGAACCATTATTGGTATCTTAGTGGCGTTCTCAAAAAGGAGTTCCTTTAAGCCTTTAGCTTGGATAGCCAGTTTTTATGTTTGGGTCTTTCGGGGGACTCCTATGGTAGTCCAAATCATGATTGCATTTGCCTGGATGCATTTTAGTGGGGCGCCGACGGTTGGTTTTGGTGTCTTAGATATGGATTTTAGCCGTCTTTTGCCTGGTATTATTATTATTTCATTGAATAGTGGTGCCTATATTTCGGAGTCCGTTCGTGCCGGTATTGAGTCTGTTCCAAAGGGTCAGCTGGAAGCAGCCTATTCACTTGGTATTAAGCCTAAAAATGCTATGCGTTATGTTATTCTGCCTCAAGCGATCAAAAATATCTTGCCGGCTTTGGGGAATGAGTTTATTACCATCATCAAGGACAGCTCACTGTTACAAACCATTGGGGTAATGGAACTTTGGAATGGTGCCCAATCTGTCGTAACAGCGACCTATATTCCTGTTGAACCACTCTTGTTTGCAGCGTTCTACTATTTAATGATCACAACGGCAATGTCTAGATTATTGCAAATCCTTGAAAAACGAATGGGTAATGGAGGAACATTATAA
- a CDS encoding DUF1797 family protein, translating to MESHLVRIINRLELMATDGGNLKRNFEREGVVVAEVSFNNDPENGPVFTLRDVEAKESYSFDSIDLIAMEIYDLLY from the coding sequence ATGGAATCACATTTAGTGAGAATCATCAATCGTCTTGAGCTTATGGCCACAGATGGCGGTAATTTAAAACGTAATTTTGAGCGAGAAGGAGTTGTTGTTGCAGAAGTATCATTCAATAACGATCCAGAAAACGGACCAGTCTTCACTTTGCGCGATGTTGAAGCTAAGGAGTCGTATTCGTTTGATAGCATTGATTTGATTGCAATGGAAATCTATGATTTGCTTTATTAA